Proteins encoded in a region of the Nicotiana tomentosiformis chromosome 9, ASM39032v3, whole genome shotgun sequence genome:
- the LOC104120227 gene encoding uncharacterized protein has protein sequence MRLFFKWTANACLSRSSHQYPQVFRTFSALPNFAPDDKQNTNSFESTEDFERRIFGDSTGNRPSPNSFFRKLDRAEKSYDRSGPGSTFSTGNRSSFLDGLDESFDSLSDGMDGKLKEAATYFKFDPDEIDKDDYAYRADMTFWPGNTYDIKDLDLRKPGVRKPMKRDEFETTTEEVLRKADFRNVRFLANFITEAGIIIKRSKTKISAKAQRKIAREIKTARAFGLMPFTTMGTKQFVFGRTMENLDADYEYELYDPNFVETDTGREPL, from the exons ATGAGGCTTTTCTTCAAATGGACTGCGAATGCTTGCTTATCTCGTTCCTCTCATCAGTATCCTCAAGTTTTCAGGACCTTTTCTGCACTTCCGAATTTTG CCCCTGATGATAAGCAAAACACCAACTCATTTGAGTCTACTGAAGACTTTGAAAGACGAATTTTTGGTGATAGTACCGGAAACAGGCCAAGTCCAAACTCATTTTTCAGAAAGCTTGATAGGGCTGAAAAGTCTTACGATAGATCTGGTCCAGGCTCCACATTCAGTACTGGAAACAGATCTAGTTTCCTCGATGGTCTGGATGAGAGTTTTGATTCATTATCAGATGGGATGGATGGTAAACTGAAGGAAGCAGCCACATATTTTAAGTTTGATCCTGATGAAATAGATAAGGATGATTATGCTTACAGAGCAGATATGACCTTTTGGCCCGGGAACACTTATGATATCAAG GATCTTGATCTTAGAAAACCAGGAGTTCGCAAGCCCATGAAAAGGGATGAATTTGAAACTACGACAGAGGAAGTTTTACGCAAAGCTGATTTCAGG AATGTGAGGTTCCTAGCTAACTTCATCACGGAGGCTGGAATTATTATCAAGAGGAGCAAG ACTAAAATTAGTGCTAAGGCTCAAAGAAAGATTGCCAGGGAGATCAAAACTGCCCGAGCTTTTGGTCTGATGCCTTTCACCACTATGGGAACAAAGCAGTTTGTATTTGGCAGAACAATGGAGAACCTTGATGCAGATTATGAATATGAGCTGTACGATCCCAATTTTGTCGAAACAGACACTGGTCGGGAGCCTCTTTAA
- the LOC104120197 gene encoding sesquiterpene synthase 14-like isoform X2, with translation MDSNIFDASQQSENEDDNLYVVALSFRQLREQRNYMSSDVFKKFTNKDGKFKETLTKDVQGLLSIYEAAHLRVHGEEILEQALSFTLTNLESMGPKFSNSSLKAQVSEALSQPIYTNLPRLGAKKYLCMYENKESHNDLLLKFAKLDFNIVQKLHQRELGDLTRWWKDLVEQFPYARHRLVDCHFYTVEIYFEPQYSRAREMMSKVLTIYTVIDDTYDAYATYDELVPFTDAIDRCGCDISAIGSVPPSLKPTYQALADLYTQIEEKFIKEGKLDRLYYAKYEMKKVARAYFKEAEWLNVGYIPKCDEYMKNANITTTCLMIATASLVFMEESIAKETFEWMINEPLILRASSTINRLKGDCIGHNSTYRLVLQPAH, from the exons ATGGATTCC AATATCTTTGATGCGTCACAACAAAGTGAAAATGAAGATGACAACCTTTATGTTGTCGCTCTTAGTTTTCGTCAACTGAGAGAACAAAGGAATTACATGTCTTCTG ATGTGTTCAAGAAATTCACCAACAAAGATGGAAAGTTCAAGGAAACTCTTACCAAAGATGTACAAGGATTATTAAGTATATATGAAGCAGCACATTTAAGAGTACATGGGGAAGAAATTCTAGAACAAGCTCTGAGTTTTACACTCACTAATTTGGAGTCAATGGGCCCTAAATTCAGCAATTCATCACTTAAGGCCCAAGTTAGTGAAGCATTAAGCCAGCCCATTTATACAAATCTACCAAGGTTGGGAGCAAAGAAATACTTGTGTATGTATGAGAATAAGGAATCACATAATGATTTGCTTTTGAAATTTGCAAAATTGGATTTTAACATTGTGCAAAAGTTGCACCAAAGAGAGCTTGGCGATCTTACAAG GTGGTGGAAAGATCTTGTAGAGCAATTTCCATATGCAAGACACAGATTGGTGGACTGTCACTTTTATACAGTAGAAATCTACTTTGAGCCTCAATATAGTCGTGCGAGAGAAATGATGTCAAAAGTACTAACCATATACACCGTTATTGATGACACTTATGATGCTTATGCAACTTATGATGAACTTGTGCCTTTTACCGATGCAATCGATAGATGCGG ATGTGACATTAGTGCCATCGGTTCAGTACCACCTAGTCTGAAACCTACTTATCAAGCCCTTGCAGACCTTTATACTCAAATAGAAGAAAAATTTATCAAAGAAGGTAAATTGGACCGTCTCTACtatgcaaaatatgag ATGAAAAAGGTGGCTAGAGCGTATTTCAAGGAAGCGGAATGGTTAAATGTTGGCTATATTCCAAAATGTGACGAGTATATGAAGAATGCAAATATAACTACTACCTGTTTGATGATTGCAACAGCTTCCTTGGTTTTTATGGAGGAATCTATAGCCAAAGAGACTTTTGAATGGATGATAAATGAGCCTTTGATTCTTCGAGCTTCATCAACAATCAATAGATTAAAGGGCGATTGTATTGGACATAAT TCAACATACAGACTTGTGCTGCAGCCTGCACATTGA
- the LOC104120197 gene encoding sesquiterpene synthase 14-like isoform X1, which yields MDSNIFDASQQSENEDDNLYVVALSFRQLREQRNYMSSDVFKKFTNKDGKFKETLTKDVQGLLSIYEAAHLRVHGEEILEQALSFTLTNLESMGPKFSNSSLKAQVSEALSQPIYTNLPRLGAKKYLCMYENKESHNDLLLKFAKLDFNIVQKLHQRELGDLTRWWKDLVEQFPYARHRLVDCHFYTVEIYFEPQYSRAREMMSKVLTIYTVIDDTYDAYATYDELVPFTDAIDRCGCDISAIGSVPPSLKPTYQALADLYTQIEEKFIKEGKLDRLYYAKYEMKKVARAYFKEAEWLNVGYIPKCDEYMKNANITTTCLMIATASLVFMEESIAKETFEWMINEPLILRASSTINRLKGDCIGHNLEQQRKHIASFIECYMKEFGGSKQDAYAEAQKKITNAWKNMNTDFLCSTHDKVLTFVLELVINIARLAYIFKENDFASAQSEFKDKITLLFVEPVNV from the exons ATGGATTCC AATATCTTTGATGCGTCACAACAAAGTGAAAATGAAGATGACAACCTTTATGTTGTCGCTCTTAGTTTTCGTCAACTGAGAGAACAAAGGAATTACATGTCTTCTG ATGTGTTCAAGAAATTCACCAACAAAGATGGAAAGTTCAAGGAAACTCTTACCAAAGATGTACAAGGATTATTAAGTATATATGAAGCAGCACATTTAAGAGTACATGGGGAAGAAATTCTAGAACAAGCTCTGAGTTTTACACTCACTAATTTGGAGTCAATGGGCCCTAAATTCAGCAATTCATCACTTAAGGCCCAAGTTAGTGAAGCATTAAGCCAGCCCATTTATACAAATCTACCAAGGTTGGGAGCAAAGAAATACTTGTGTATGTATGAGAATAAGGAATCACATAATGATTTGCTTTTGAAATTTGCAAAATTGGATTTTAACATTGTGCAAAAGTTGCACCAAAGAGAGCTTGGCGATCTTACAAG GTGGTGGAAAGATCTTGTAGAGCAATTTCCATATGCAAGACACAGATTGGTGGACTGTCACTTTTATACAGTAGAAATCTACTTTGAGCCTCAATATAGTCGTGCGAGAGAAATGATGTCAAAAGTACTAACCATATACACCGTTATTGATGACACTTATGATGCTTATGCAACTTATGATGAACTTGTGCCTTTTACCGATGCAATCGATAGATGCGG ATGTGACATTAGTGCCATCGGTTCAGTACCACCTAGTCTGAAACCTACTTATCAAGCCCTTGCAGACCTTTATACTCAAATAGAAGAAAAATTTATCAAAGAAGGTAAATTGGACCGTCTCTACtatgcaaaatatgag ATGAAAAAGGTGGCTAGAGCGTATTTCAAGGAAGCGGAATGGTTAAATGTTGGCTATATTCCAAAATGTGACGAGTATATGAAGAATGCAAATATAACTACTACCTGTTTGATGATTGCAACAGCTTCCTTGGTTTTTATGGAGGAATCTATAGCCAAAGAGACTTTTGAATGGATGATAAATGAGCCTTTGATTCTTCGAGCTTCATCAACAATCAATAGATTAAAGGGCGATTGTATTGGACATAAT TTGGAACAACAAAGAAAGCATATAGCTTCATTCATAGAATGCTACATGAAAGAATTTGGAGGTTCAAAGCAAGATGCATATGCTGAGGCTCAGAAGAAAATCACTAATGCATGGAAAAACATGAATACAGACTTTCTTTGTTCAACTCATGACAAAGTActaacgtttgtcctcgaactaGTTATAAATATTGCGCGTCTGgcatatattttcaaagaaaatgatTTTGCAAGTGCCCAAAGCGAATTTAAAGACAAGATTACCCTGTTGTTTGTTGAGCCTGTCAATGTTTGA